A region from the Colwellia sp. PAMC 21821 genome encodes:
- a CDS encoding DUF3718 domain-containing protein: MKKLLLVITITTLTMTSIISAPKAQAANVAQSVCEYVAADDKKRMRSFLKTNKLKIRNIFAGIMCNGKNLLEFAATKGSVETGTLMISKLPKKTVSANLALIQNGSQPLIDAANERVSS; this comes from the coding sequence ATGAAAAAATTATTACTAGTTATTACCATTACTACTTTAACAATGACGTCTATTATTTCGGCCCCGAAAGCGCAAGCTGCTAACGTTGCACAAAGTGTATGTGAGTATGTTGCCGCTGACGACAAAAAACGTATGCGTTCATTCTTAAAGACAAATAAATTAAAAATCCGTAATATCTTTGCAGGTATTATGTGTAACGGTAAAAACTTGTTAGAATTCGCTGCTACTAAAGGTTCGGTTGAAACAGGTACTTTGATGATTAGTAAATTGCCAAAGAAAACGGTTTCAGCTAACTTGGCACTTATTCAAAATGGATCGCAACCATTAATCGACGCTGCAAACGAACGCGTTAGCAGCTAG